Proteins from a genomic interval of Candidatus Nanosynbacter sp. HMT-352:
- a CDS encoding mechanosensitive ion channel family protein — translation MDKLIKQFLDSSTLGQWLHGNNLGWLISERIIDTVSIIIGSVFVYFLGKYLLSWTIHYSIRSTAKHRSWHRKDIEKREKTLIQLTRSFWQIIIIFYVAAIVANKLFLFDLSPLFASAGIIGVALGFGAQSLVKDFLSGIFIIAENQYRVGDVVDVMGAAGTVERVGTRTTVIRDSEGNVHYVPNGTIQHVINKTMGYSMSRFSIYIDPSSDISAVTDIINATGQELAKEKAWQKKIIDPPKFVSVGDITGRGTELIIAGKTQPSDQWSVTSEMRHRLLQNFDREGVLLATLPTPTSITRR, via the coding sequence ATGGATAAGCTTATAAAACAGTTCTTAGATTCTTCGACGTTGGGTCAATGGCTTCATGGCAACAACCTTGGCTGGTTAATTAGTGAGCGCATTATCGACACAGTCAGCATTATTATTGGCTCTGTTTTTGTTTATTTTCTGGGGAAATATTTATTATCTTGGACTATCCATTATTCTATACGCTCCACCGCTAAACATCGTTCCTGGCACCGTAAAGACATAGAAAAGCGCGAAAAAACTCTCATCCAATTAACCAGAAGTTTCTGGCAAATTATAATAATTTTCTATGTCGCCGCAATTGTCGCCAATAAACTATTTCTATTTGATTTATCGCCTCTATTCGCCAGCGCCGGCATAATCGGTGTGGCGTTAGGATTTGGCGCTCAATCGCTCGTTAAGGACTTCTTGTCTGGTATTTTCATCATCGCTGAAAATCAATATCGTGTTGGCGATGTTGTTGACGTAATGGGAGCTGCTGGAACCGTCGAGAGAGTCGGCACTCGCACTACTGTTATACGAGATTCTGAGGGCAATGTTCATTATGTTCCAAATGGTACGATTCAGCACGTTATCAATAAAACTATGGGCTATAGTATGTCGCGCTTCAGCATTTATATCGACCCAAGTTCTGACATTTCTGCAGTTACAGACATTATTAACGCTACTGGTCAAGAATTAGCTAAAGAAAAGGCTTGGCAAAAGAAAATTATCGATCCGCCTAAATTCGTTTCCGTTGGTGATATTACAGGACGAGGAACAGAATTGATCATTGCCGGAAAAACTCAGCCATCAGATCAGTGGTCTGTAACCTCCGAGATGCGACATCGATTGCTACAAAACTTTGATCGCGAAGGAGTTCTTCTGGCGACTCTGCCGACACCAACCTCAATAACCAGAAGATAA
- the trmB gene encoding tRNA (guanosine(46)-N7)-methyltransferase TrmB: MSFVDPNQFIITRKRKKYKFALFHNSPLCFEFDEWIKREVDCLEIGAGTGLFSVELALRHPEKTFLAIDVKGDRLQKGAKIAEEKGLENVFFVRARADQIDQLVEQNSLEQIWVTFSDPFPRKHSAGRRLTHPNFLKKYSSLLKSDGSLLIKHDDHIFFCWSLEQLVAEKWQIKELSFDLHESALNDEYKIMTTYEQRWIGEGKTINFVRVTR, from the coding sequence ATGAGTTTTGTCGATCCGAATCAATTTATTATCACCAGAAAACGTAAGAAGTATAAATTTGCTTTATTCCACAATTCACCTCTATGTTTTGAGTTTGACGAGTGGATAAAGCGGGAAGTTGATTGTTTGGAAATCGGTGCTGGAACTGGACTATTCAGCGTGGAGCTTGCGCTGCGCCATCCCGAAAAGACATTTTTGGCAATTGACGTGAAAGGTGATCGATTACAGAAGGGCGCGAAAATTGCTGAAGAAAAGGGGCTGGAGAATGTGTTTTTTGTTCGAGCGCGGGCTGACCAAATAGACCAATTAGTAGAGCAGAATTCTTTGGAGCAAATTTGGGTAACATTTTCTGATCCGTTCCCGAGGAAGCATAGCGCTGGGCGTCGCTTGACTCATCCTAATTTTTTGAAGAAGTATTCTTCATTGCTAAAATCGGACGGATCTTTATTAATCAAACACGACGATCACATTTTTTTCTGCTGGAGCTTGGAGCAATTGGTGGCAGAAAAATGGCAAATTAAGGAGTTGAGTTTTGATCTTCATGAATCCGCGCTAAATGACGAATATAAAATAATGACGACTTACGAACAAAGGTGGATTGGCGAAGGAAAAACTATTAATTTCGTAAGAGTTACCCGCTAA
- a CDS encoding nucleoside triphosphate pyrophosphohydrolase family protein, protein MQFNDYSTKAISTLTDKDSHKYGDVDARLMAQILGLSGESGEVMEKFKKILRDKNGEISENDRDAIIKELGDVLWYVNSIAHLLGCSLEEVARRNNDKLLSRQSRGKIHGSGDDR, encoded by the coding sequence ATGCAATTTAACGACTACTCAACTAAAGCAATTTCTACTTTAACAGATAAAGATTCTCATAAATATGGTGATGTTGACGCGAGATTGATGGCGCAGATATTGGGATTAAGTGGTGAATCTGGCGAAGTTATGGAGAAGTTTAAGAAAATTTTACGTGATAAAAATGGCGAGATCTCAGAGAATGATCGCGACGCAATAATAAAAGAGCTCGGTGACGTGCTTTGGTATGTCAATTCTATAGCGCATTTGCTCGGTTGTAGTTTAGAAGAGGTGGCTCGCAGAAATAATGATAAACTGCTCAGTCGCCAGAGTCGAGGGAAGATTCACGGCAGCGGCGATGATCGCTAA